The DNA segment TCCATCTCAACCACGCTCTCGAAATGCTTGAGACAGCACTAGCCAGGGCTGAGATGCTGGGGCTAGTGGAGGAGATGAGGGAGCATATAGAGACTATGGCTGAAAAGCTCTTCGAAGAGAGGGGGAGCACCTCTTCGGAGCCCTAGTCTTAGCATCAATGTAAAGGTAAAGATAGATAGCTTTTCAATGCTGAGAACCTGCTGCCACAAGACATGAACAACCCTATTAACTATGGTGCAGCATTATCCATACTCCACATTTCCCACCCCAGCATCTCCTCAGTTGGGAGGGGTGAGGAGAGGCTAAGCCGGAGGTGGTCCGGGGGCGGGGGACCATAGTGGTCCCGCCGCGGGGATTCGAACCCCGGACCACCCGGTGTCTGCGGGGAGACACCGGGTTACTCCGCCCGTGTCCCACTACAGCCGGGCGCTCTGCCGCTGAGCTACGGCGGGACCACTATTCTAAACCAATCTCTGGAACCTATAAGGTTTGAAGCCGTCCACTCAGCGGTAACGTGTTCCCCTGGTAGGCATGTAATAGCTTTCCCTCGCTAAGTATCCTGGATGGGCGATGAGGATAGGCGGGCTTTCCTGAGACGTGTGATGAGTGCGGTCGTATCCGAGTCCAGCTGGTTTGTTTAAACTTCCGGATGGACAGTTACTTCTACATGGATATAATGGGGGGTGGGATGTATTGAGTGTAAAGCTCGAAGTTGTGGATATAGAGATTCCTGAGGGTGCTAACGTCATAATAGGTAGGAGCCATTTTATAAAGACTGTTGAGGACCTTTACGAGGCCCTCGTGACTAGCTGCCCCTCGCTGAAGTTTGGCATAGCGTTCTGCGAGGCCTCCGGTAAGAGGCTTGTCAGGCATGATGGAAACGATGAGGACCTCAGGAAGAAGGCTATCGAAGCTTGTATGAAGATAGGAGCAGGCCACGTTTTTGTGGTGTACATTAGGAATGGGTGGCCTATTAATGTGCTTAACGCCATAAAGAGCGTTCAAGAAGTGGTATCGATAGACGCGGCTACAGCTAACCCTGTGAAGGTTGTTGTTGCCGACCTCGGGGATCAGAGAGCCCTCCTGGGTGTGGCGGACGGGTTTAAGCCTCTAGGTGTTGAGGGCGAAGACGATATAAGGGAGAGGAAGGAGTTTCTGAGGAAGATAGGCTATAAACGATGATTTTTGCCTCCTACACCTGCTTCCCCCTTATCGCTTGTGCTGGCGAGGCCAAGCCTTTCTTTTATCCACTTGAGCTTGAGCTCGAGCCTCTTCCTCCTGTGACGTGGCGACGCGAGTATACTGTGGCCGTGGCTTCCCTTAGTGAACACTACCAGGAAGCTTTCCTTGCCGTTGACCTTTAGAGCTGTGTGCATTGCGAGTGCCTGGTCTATGAAGCAAC comes from the Aeropyrum camini SY1 = JCM 12091 genome and includes:
- a CDS encoding adenosine-specific kinase is translated as MSVKLEVVDIEIPEGANVIIGRSHFIKTVEDLYEALVTSCPSLKFGIAFCEASGKRLVRHDGNDEDLRKKAIEACMKIGAGHVFVVYIRNGWPINVLNAIKSVQEVVSIDAATANPVKVVVADLGDQRALLGVADGFKPLGVEGEDDIRERKEFLRKIGYKR